A part of Terriglobales bacterium genomic DNA contains:
- a CDS encoding nuclear transport factor 2 family protein, with the protein LAVLLALVVPCLAAKPSTADQLTALLREFLAGVSKNDNSVYDRFFADDLIYTRSAGVTITKTDIMKSFDEPPPKDARQGTYTAEDVTVRQYGSTAIVAFRLVQKMDDGETNTFRNTGTFIRRNNRWQVVAWQATRIPKVEAFSGRESAAADGSPLPKS; encoded by the coding sequence CTCGCTGTGCTGCTGGCTCTGGTTGTTCCCTGCCTGGCCGCCAAGCCCTCCACCGCCGACCAGCTCACCGCCCTGCTGCGCGAGTTCCTGGCCGGCGTCAGCAAGAACGACAACTCGGTCTATGACCGCTTCTTCGCCGACGACCTCATCTACACCCGCTCCGCCGGCGTCACCATCACCAAGACAGACATCATGAAGTCGTTCGACGAGCCGCCGCCCAAGGACGCGCGTCAGGGCACCTACACCGCCGAAGACGTCACCGTCCGCCAGTACGGCTCGACCGCGATCGTCGCGTTCCGCCTCGTCCAGAAGATGGACGACGGCGAGACCAACACCTTCCGCAACACCGGCACCTTCATTCGCCGCAACAACCGCTGGCAGGTCGTTGCCTGGCAGGCGACGCGCATTCCCAAGGTTGAGGCGTTTAGCGGGCGTGAGTCCGCTGCGGCGGACGGGAGCCCGCTGCCGAAATCCTGA